From a region of the Halorubrum sp. BV1 genome:
- a CDS encoding ABC transporter permease: MRNVIQSDYVRSLVVGTLAVLGLLGVAGLAFPASVAGDLAGIVFSASTATSTARLAAPIVLAGLGGIFAEKSGVINIGLEGLLIISAFASVYVASLVGIGNALFGIPAIWVGFLAGVAASTALSGVFGIVCIEFKADQIIAGLAVWLIALGLAPFMSTVFFGGVNTPNLGANVGWEYLTAMVVLATLASWWTLNRTAFGKHLRAAGENPKALDTVGVSVSKVRHAGVLLSGVLSGVGGSALALSIGQFVGSGETMVQGKGFIAIVAYLFGNYNPIGTLGAGVLFAGLDAVQVRLQQLGYAVPDTLVQTIPYVVVIVVLALVGRTRIPEAAGEHYETEE; encoded by the coding sequence ATGCGTAACGTGATTCAGTCCGACTACGTGCGGTCGCTCGTCGTCGGAACCCTCGCCGTGCTCGGGTTGCTCGGCGTCGCCGGACTGGCGTTTCCCGCGTCGGTCGCCGGCGACCTCGCCGGGATCGTCTTCTCTGCGAGTACGGCCACGTCGACGGCGCGTCTCGCGGCACCGATCGTGTTGGCCGGACTCGGCGGTATCTTCGCTGAGAAGTCCGGCGTCATCAACATCGGTCTGGAGGGACTGCTCATCATCTCGGCGTTCGCGTCGGTGTACGTCGCGTCGCTCGTCGGGATCGGAAACGCTCTCTTCGGTATCCCGGCGATCTGGGTCGGATTCCTCGCCGGTGTCGCCGCCTCGACGGCGCTCTCCGGCGTCTTCGGGATCGTCTGTATCGAGTTCAAAGCCGACCAGATCATCGCCGGGCTCGCCGTGTGGCTCATCGCGCTGGGGCTCGCGCCGTTCATGTCGACGGTGTTTTTCGGCGGCGTCAACACGCCGAACCTCGGCGCGAACGTCGGCTGGGAGTACTTGACTGCGATGGTCGTGCTCGCGACGCTCGCCTCGTGGTGGACGCTCAACCGCACCGCGTTCGGCAAGCACCTCCGTGCCGCCGGAGAGAACCCGAAGGCGCTCGACACCGTCGGCGTCTCGGTCTCGAAAGTGCGGCACGCCGGAGTGCTTCTGTCCGGCGTGCTCTCGGGCGTCGGCGGGTCGGCGCTGGCGCTGTCGATCGGTCAGTTCGTCGGCTCGGGCGAGACGATGGTCCAGGGGAAGGGGTTCATCGCCATCGTGGCGTACCTGTTCGGCAACTACAACCCGATCGGCACGCTCGGCGCGGGCGTATTGTTCGCCGGCCTCGACGCGGTTCAGGTCCGGCTCCAACAGCTCGGGTACGCCGTCCCCGACACGCTAGTCCAGACGATCCCGTACGTCGTGGTGATCGTCGTGCTCGCCTTAGTCGGCCGGACGCGGATCCCGGAGGCGGCCGGCGAGCACTACGAGACCGAGGAGTGA
- a CDS encoding ABC transporter permease encodes MSDSGSGSGTDPDRLPSIARRVLAPFADRSVAERLVISLAAILLSITVGFVIVLVSGRVAECSTAAWTMPVTGMGFCYDPVEVYVILFNGALGYPFAVGEPGLLNPNWSPFNLSFGLTLSETTLLIFTGLSVAVAFRAGLFNIGTQGQLVVGALATALTVIAAAPLLPEGPVAGAVLILVGTAAGAVGGGVWGAIPGALKAYADANEVITTIMLNFVAANVAYVLVLEVFRAEGSSVVATRYVPEHAQIRPWLFSASSDFALVALAAGVACIAGLYYLLEHTPFGYDLRTSGVQAAAAEYGGVNAKLTTVRAMTLSGAIGGIGGSVWVLMSEGRWMASVPDLGFDGITVSILAGNNPIGVLPAAFLFGLLKGGALEIGFQTDVPTELVGVLRGLIILFVAMPEFFRMVGRFVGIGSGGTDGVASTSSEANEAATEGGETDA; translated from the coding sequence GTGAGCGACTCCGGTTCCGGCTCCGGAACCGATCCGGACCGGCTGCCGTCGATCGCTCGCCGCGTGCTCGCGCCGTTCGCCGACCGGAGCGTCGCGGAGCGGCTCGTCATAAGCCTCGCGGCGATCCTGCTTTCGATCACCGTCGGGTTCGTCATCGTGCTCGTCTCCGGGCGCGTCGCCGAGTGCAGCACCGCGGCGTGGACGATGCCGGTGACCGGCATGGGATTCTGTTATGACCCGGTCGAGGTGTACGTCATCCTGTTCAACGGCGCGCTCGGGTACCCCTTCGCGGTCGGGGAACCGGGACTCCTGAATCCGAACTGGTCGCCGTTTAACCTCTCGTTCGGTCTGACGCTCTCGGAGACGACGCTTCTCATCTTCACCGGGCTCTCCGTCGCCGTCGCGTTTCGCGCCGGCCTGTTCAACATCGGAACGCAGGGGCAGTTGGTCGTGGGAGCGCTCGCGACCGCACTCACCGTCATCGCGGCTGCCCCGCTGCTGCCCGAGGGGCCGGTCGCCGGGGCCGTCTTGATCCTCGTCGGCACCGCGGCGGGAGCGGTCGGCGGCGGGGTCTGGGGCGCTATCCCGGGGGCGCTGAAGGCGTACGCTGACGCCAACGAGGTGATCACGACGATCATGCTCAACTTCGTGGCGGCGAACGTCGCGTACGTCCTCGTGTTAGAGGTGTTCCGCGCCGAGGGTTCGTCGGTCGTCGCGACGCGGTACGTCCCGGAGCACGCACAGATACGCCCGTGGCTGTTCTCGGCCAGCAGCGACTTCGCGCTCGTGGCGCTCGCCGCCGGCGTCGCCTGCATCGCCGGGCTGTATTATCTGCTCGAACACACGCCGTTCGGGTACGACCTCCGAACGAGCGGGGTACAGGCGGCGGCCGCCGAGTACGGCGGGGTGAACGCGAAGCTCACGACGGTCAGGGCGATGACGCTCTCCGGAGCCATCGGCGGTATCGGCGGATCGGTGTGGGTGCTGATGTCCGAGGGACGCTGGATGGCGTCGGTCCCGGACCTCGGTTTCGACGGGATCACGGTCTCGATCCTCGCGGGGAACAATCCGATCGGCGTGCTGCCGGCGGCGTTCCTCTTCGGCCTGCTGAAGGGCGGTGCCTTGGAGATCGGCTTCCAGACGGACGTGCCGACCGAACTCGTCGGTGTGTTGCGCGGACTCATCATCCTCTTCGTCGCGATGCCGGAGTTCTTCCGGATGGTCGGCCGGTTCGTCGGAATTGGGTCCGGCGGAACCGACGGCGTCGCGTCGACGTCGTCGGAGGCGAACGAGGCCGCCACCGAGGGAGGTGAGACCGATGCGTAA
- a CDS encoding DEAD/DEAH box helicase → MTDDSGDAAGDESTADAASENTDPAIDTDPSDDAAAPADTDISDDTTDATDLSLDRFHEALEAEERPVATASEVARRLGTTQAAARDALAALVDRGDVDRIDVEADPVVFYPSDWGRLATRERVVAFPDRREIVVDRPTQFTRARLSQFAYLVDTTGTEPGTRGYLYRIRQEDVWAAPFEDADALIASLRSVLPRRYEHLEEWVRDQWRRAHRFRLYTHADGYVVLEAANENLMGTVADQHLDDDHLRAPISETEAWVNESAVAAVKRALYDAGYPVEDDRDLETGDPVDVDLTTDLREYQETWVETFLERKSGVYVGPPGSGKTVAAIATIAAVGGETLILVPSRELASQWREELLAHSTVDPEDVGVYHGGTKEIRPITIATYQIAGMDRHRSLFDSRKWGLICFDEAHHITAPVFSRSAELQSKHRLGLSATPVRESGSEEEIYTLIGQPIGADWDALFDAGFVQEPEVEIRYVPWRDEFAQNEYAAADGRERRRAAAENPAKVDEIRSLLATHRDANALVFVEYLDQGEAIADALDAPFVSGETPHHERRALFRRFRADGDDADTGLSGASVDAGTDGESADAGTDGESADAGTDDADHDVLVVSRVGDEGIDLPNAGLAIVASGLGGSRRQGSQRAGRTMRPSGSALVYVLATRGSSEEAFAQRQMRHLARKGIRVRETNVAE, encoded by the coding sequence ATGACCGACGATTCCGGCGACGCCGCCGGCGACGAGTCCACCGCCGACGCCGCCTCTGAGAACACGGATCCCGCCATCGACACGGATCCCTCAGACGACGCGGCCGCCCCCGCCGACACGGACATCTCTGACGACACGACTGACGCCACCGACCTCTCGCTCGACCGGTTCCACGAGGCGCTCGAAGCCGAGGAGCGACCGGTCGCGACCGCGAGCGAGGTCGCGAGACGGTTGGGAACAACGCAGGCGGCCGCCCGCGACGCCCTCGCTGCGCTTGTCGACCGCGGGGACGTCGACCGGATCGACGTCGAGGCGGACCCGGTCGTCTTCTACCCGTCCGACTGGGGGCGGCTGGCGACCCGCGAGCGCGTGGTGGCGTTCCCGGACCGGCGCGAGATCGTCGTCGACCGGCCGACGCAGTTCACCCGCGCGCGCCTCTCGCAGTTCGCGTACCTCGTCGACACGACGGGAACCGAGCCCGGCACACGCGGGTATCTCTACCGAATTCGGCAGGAGGACGTGTGGGCCGCGCCGTTCGAGGATGCCGACGCGCTGATCGCGAGCCTCCGCTCCGTGCTCCCCCGGCGGTACGAGCACCTCGAAGAGTGGGTCCGCGACCAGTGGCGGCGCGCGCACCGCTTCCGGCTGTACACCCACGCTGACGGCTACGTCGTGCTCGAGGCCGCGAACGAGAACCTGATGGGCACCGTCGCCGACCAGCACCTCGACGACGACCACCTCCGCGCGCCGATCTCCGAGACGGAGGCGTGGGTGAACGAATCGGCCGTCGCCGCGGTCAAGCGCGCGCTCTACGACGCCGGCTATCCCGTCGAGGACGACCGGGACTTAGAGACCGGCGACCCCGTCGACGTCGACCTCACGACCGACCTCCGGGAGTATCAGGAGACGTGGGTCGAGACGTTCCTCGAACGCAAGTCGGGCGTGTACGTCGGCCCGCCGGGCTCCGGCAAGACCGTCGCCGCCATCGCGACGATCGCGGCCGTCGGCGGCGAGACGCTGATACTGGTGCCCTCCCGAGAGCTGGCGAGTCAGTGGCGCGAGGAGCTGTTGGCACACTCCACCGTCGACCCCGAAGACGTCGGCGTGTACCACGGCGGGACGAAGGAGATCCGACCGATCACGATCGCGACCTATCAGATCGCCGGAATGGACCGCCACCGGAGCCTGTTCGACTCCCGGAAGTGGGGACTGATCTGTTTCGACGAGGCGCACCACATCACCGCACCGGTGTTCTCGCGGTCGGCCGAACTCCAGAGCAAACATCGCCTCGGGCTGTCGGCGACTCCGGTTCGTGAATCCGGCTCCGAAGAGGAGATTTACACCCTGATTGGCCAGCCGATCGGCGCGGACTGGGACGCCCTGTTCGACGCCGGCTTCGTGCAGGAGCCCGAAGTCGAGATCCGATACGTCCCGTGGCGTGACGAGTTCGCACAAAACGAGTACGCCGCCGCCGACGGTCGCGAGCGCCGCCGAGCCGCAGCCGAGAACCCGGCGAAGGTCGACGAGATCCGATCGCTGCTCGCGACCCACCGCGACGCGAACGCCCTCGTCTTCGTCGAGTACCTCGATCAGGGCGAGGCGATCGCCGACGCGCTCGACGCGCCGTTCGTCAGCGGCGAGACGCCTCACCACGAACGACGAGCGCTGTTCCGGCGGTTCCGCGCGGACGGTGACGACGCCGACACCGGTCTGAGCGGCGCGAGCGTCGACGCCGGGACGGACGGGGAGAGCGCCGACGCCGGGACGGACGGGGAGAGCGCCGACGCCGGGACGGACGACGCCGACCACGACGTCCTCGTCGTCTCCCGCGTCGGCGACGAGGGTATCGACCTTCCGAACGCCGGACTGGCGATCGTCGCGAGCGGGCTCGGCGGATCCCGCCGACAGGGGTCACAGCGCGCCGGTCGGACCATGCGCCCCTCCGGCTCGGCGCTCGTCTACGTGCTCGCGACCCGCGGGTCGAGCGAGGAGGCGTTCGCCCAGCGACAGATGCGACACCTCGCACGCAAAGGCATCCGCGTCCGTGAGACGAACGTCGCGGAGTGA
- a CDS encoding ABC transporter ATP-binding protein, producing the protein MNPAVHLDGITKRFPGVVANDDVDLTVERGSVHALLGENGAGKTTLMNVLYGLYEPTEGTVVLDGEPQSFDSPRDAIDAGIGMIHQHFMLVDPMTVWENVVLGNEPKTWGGLRVDKTAARDAVTDLSERYGFDVDPDATIADISVGEQQRVEILKALYRGADVLIMDEPTAVLTPQEVEELYGVFEELTDQGKTIIFISHKLGEALSAADDITVLRDGLNVGTVSAADVTREDLAEMMVGREVLMEPAASPQPPGDSVLEVTGLCVDDDRGVEAVSDLSFELRAGEVLGVAGVDGNGQSQLVEAVTGLRRATAGEIRYLGESIRGTTRRERIDGGMAFVPEDRHERGLVMSYDLTENGILGSQHDPPFARDGRLDWRASRDHAESVIAQYDVRPPVAEATAESLSGGNQQKFIVGREFERDPDLVVAMHPTRGVDIGSTEFLHDRLLELRAEGKAVLLVSSKLDEVQGLSDRLAVMHGGSFSGVVDPATVTEEEIGLLMAGERLDDDSVERAAVHGDADPTDGAPDADPMDETAGEGVDA; encoded by the coding sequence ATGAACCCGGCGGTCCACCTGGACGGCATCACGAAGCGATTCCCCGGGGTCGTCGCGAACGACGACGTTGATCTCACGGTCGAGCGGGGCAGCGTCCACGCCTTGCTCGGCGAGAACGGAGCCGGCAAGACGACGCTGATGAACGTGTTGTACGGCCTCTACGAGCCGACCGAGGGAACCGTCGTTCTCGACGGGGAGCCGCAGTCGTTCGACTCGCCGCGTGACGCCATCGACGCCGGCATCGGCATGATCCACCAGCACTTCATGCTGGTCGACCCGATGACGGTCTGGGAGAACGTCGTCTTAGGCAACGAGCCGAAGACGTGGGGAGGGCTTCGGGTCGACAAGACCGCGGCCCGCGACGCCGTCACCGATCTGAGCGAGCGGTACGGGTTCGACGTGGATCCCGACGCGACGATCGCGGACATCTCCGTCGGCGAACAACAGCGCGTCGAGATCCTGAAGGCGCTGTACCGCGGGGCCGACGTGCTCATCATGGACGAGCCGACCGCGGTGCTCACGCCGCAGGAGGTCGAGGAGCTGTACGGGGTCTTCGAGGAACTCACGGACCAGGGGAAGACGATCATCTTCATCTCGCACAAGCTCGGCGAGGCGCTCTCCGCCGCCGACGACATCACCGTCCTCCGAGACGGACTCAACGTCGGCACCGTCTCGGCCGCGGACGTGACCCGCGAGGACCTCGCGGAGATGATGGTGGGTCGCGAGGTGTTGATGGAGCCCGCGGCGTCTCCACAGCCACCGGGCGACTCGGTGCTCGAAGTGACCGGGCTGTGCGTCGACGACGACCGCGGCGTCGAGGCCGTCTCCGACCTCTCGTTCGAACTCAGGGCCGGCGAGGTGCTCGGCGTCGCCGGCGTCGACGGCAACGGCCAGTCACAGCTCGTCGAGGCCGTCACGGGTCTCCGACGCGCGACCGCGGGTGAGATCCGCTATCTCGGCGAGTCGATCCGGGGGACGACGCGTCGCGAACGGATCGACGGCGGCATGGCGTTCGTTCCGGAGGACAGACACGAGCGCGGGCTGGTGATGTCGTACGACCTCACAGAGAACGGCATTCTCGGGAGCCAACACGACCCGCCGTTCGCACGGGACGGACGACTCGACTGGCGGGCATCGCGCGACCACGCCGAGTCCGTCATCGCGCAGTACGACGTGCGACCGCCGGTCGCGGAGGCGACCGCCGAGTCGCTGTCGGGCGGGAACCAACAGAAGTTCATCGTCGGCCGCGAGTTCGAGCGCGATCCCGACCTCGTCGTCGCGATGCACCCCACCCGCGGCGTCGACATCGGCTCCACGGAGTTCCTCCACGACCGCCTGCTCGAACTGCGCGCCGAGGGGAAGGCCGTGCTCCTCGTCTCCTCGAAGCTCGACGAGGTGCAGGGACTCTCGGATCGGCTCGCGGTGATGCACGGGGGCTCGTTCTCCGGCGTCGTCGACCCGGCGACCGTGACCGAAGAGGAGATCGGCCTCTTGATGGCCGGTGAACGGCTCGACGACGACTCGGTCGAGCGCGCGGCCGTCCACGGCGACGCCGACCCGACGGACGGGGCCCCCGATGCGGATCCGATGGACGAGACCGCGGGCGAGGGGGTGGACGCGTGA
- a CDS encoding DUF5518 domain-containing protein translates to MNTDNTLLNAVIGAVATIGLSFLGVSPVIGGAIAAYLEGGESGNGIRIGALSGLIASLPVAVILAAALVFLPLTGDIGVAIGGFVLVFVVVAIGVGFTVALSALGGLIGAYLKENA, encoded by the coding sequence GTGAACACCGACAACACCCTCCTCAACGCGGTCATCGGCGCGGTCGCGACGATCGGTCTCTCGTTTCTCGGCGTCTCGCCCGTGATCGGCGGCGCGATAGCGGCGTACCTCGAAGGCGGCGAGAGCGGCAACGGGATTCGGATCGGCGCGCTCTCCGGACTGATCGCCTCGCTTCCGGTCGCCGTGATACTCGCCGCTGCGCTCGTCTTCCTCCCGCTTACCGGCGACATCGGCGTCGCGATCGGCGGCTTCGTCCTCGTGTTCGTCGTCGTCGCCATCGGCGTCGGCTTCACCGTCGCGTTGAGCGCGCTCGGCGGCCTCATCGGGGCGTATCTGAAAGAGAACGCGTAG